The Desulfotignum phosphitoxidans DSM 13687 DNA segment GGCTGGATTTCGATTTTACAACTTATTATCACAAGGAAATGGGGCACCCGCTTTTCAGGCGGATTCTGGCGTTCAAGTCCCTGGTGGATCAGGCGGATCTGTCAAAAATCAAACAGGCCACCAATGCCGTGGAGCAGCAGTTTGTCAAAGATCAACAGCGCCGGATCAATATCGATCCGGGCTATCTGCTGCCCTCCCGGTTTGTGCTGGCCACGGGCAAAGACTATGCCCACCGGATTTATATCGGGGATCACATGTACGCGGATCTGACCCTGATGTATGTCGGCAAACAGTTTGTTCCC contains these protein-coding regions:
- a CDS encoding DUF4416 family protein, with protein sequence MSVPKMPDPAKLVMSVFMKEKPLFESVFPLLETIGGPVDLVSRWLDFDFTTYYHKEMGHPLFRRILAFKSLVDQADLSKIKQATNAVEQQFVKDQQRRINIDPGYLLPSRFVLATGKDYAHRIYIGDHMYADLTLMYVGKQFVPLDWTYPDYRSKEIVRFLEQVRDKYLLDLKAVKRSLS